A DNA window from Bradyrhizobium sp. CCBAU 53421 contains the following coding sequences:
- a CDS encoding DUF2235 domain-containing protein: MPRRIVLLSDGTGNSSAKVWRTNVWRMFSALDLTNDDQVACYDDGVGTSSFKPLAILGGAFGIGLRRNVITLYKFACRNYRNEGDEIFAFGFSRGAFTIRVTMGLILDQGLIPAQGISDSELDRQAKKAYRAYHRRHFHTNWYLMVLGLKKLFGREVSSKPATVPAGRQTPVIRFLGLWDTVAAYGLPIDEMTQGVSQWIWPLELPGHTLHPSVKRACHALSLDDERTTFHPVLWNERQEKQPTSGTPRYTCAERISQVWFVGVHANVGGGYPDDSLAQIPLYWIMQEARAQGLCFKLSDPAALAETKQAQDKDGRLYDSRAGAASYYRYGPRRISRLTRQRFSWTTGDEVYVEKPKIHETVLRRIKNNAHVYAPIGIPHDYDVISPEIAQDGSVRFRIDSLPDSASGPTINTPETSEQAQARVLAERQDVWPLVYTRAALYFLTLAATMVFVVFPFTGRSDPLGERVNALKWVSDIIRTLSGFLPSWISQWLASYAQYPGTFLILVGIIGALIVGGKRVASATDDRMTALWRKAFAGKLSAPVTAPNSMPGGRERILMGVRSGWRYYLGPALSAVVIAYLALTVGDRLLFTAVDQAGLICKPTGKLDYIPDAGALVSFVTADPCFATGYKVGRLERYYVWTNPDPAALARQYENYSTSRDTCKVAAGAGEAILMNGGVETDARGYSTFRNPEDGTQLSWTETVVHVLALPLRRYYFQPWFQPVARYGSLGSEVDFLEPDPDRRVKKISEYVTPKVTDELFFYVNDAVLFLPRTYQWLYKDNKGCISFFIKPSK; the protein is encoded by the coding sequence ATGCCACGACGCATCGTGCTCCTCTCCGATGGCACCGGCAATTCCTCGGCAAAGGTTTGGCGGACAAACGTTTGGCGCATGTTCAGCGCGCTGGATCTTACCAACGACGATCAAGTCGCTTGCTATGATGACGGCGTTGGGACCTCGTCCTTTAAGCCGTTGGCGATCCTAGGTGGCGCCTTCGGGATTGGTCTGCGCCGCAATGTCATCACGCTCTACAAGTTCGCCTGTCGCAACTACCGCAACGAGGGCGACGAGATATTCGCATTCGGCTTCAGCCGTGGCGCTTTCACCATCCGCGTGACGATGGGCTTGATCCTCGACCAGGGCTTGATTCCGGCACAGGGCATCTCCGATAGCGAATTGGACCGGCAGGCGAAAAAGGCCTACCGGGCGTATCACAGAAGGCATTTCCATACGAACTGGTACTTGATGGTCCTTGGCCTGAAGAAATTGTTTGGAAGAGAAGTGTCTTCCAAGCCAGCGACCGTGCCTGCCGGAAGGCAAACGCCAGTCATCCGCTTTCTGGGGCTGTGGGATACGGTTGCGGCTTATGGCCTTCCGATCGACGAGATGACCCAAGGTGTGAGCCAATGGATATGGCCGCTGGAACTGCCCGGCCACACGCTTCATCCCAGTGTCAAGCGCGCGTGCCATGCGCTTTCCCTCGATGACGAGCGCACCACATTTCATCCTGTTCTTTGGAATGAGAGACAGGAGAAACAACCGACAAGCGGAACGCCCCGTTATACCTGCGCGGAGAGAATTAGCCAGGTCTGGTTTGTCGGGGTACATGCGAACGTTGGGGGCGGATACCCGGACGATTCCCTCGCTCAGATCCCGCTATACTGGATTATGCAGGAAGCGAGAGCCCAGGGTCTTTGCTTCAAGCTATCGGATCCTGCAGCGCTCGCGGAAACTAAGCAGGCGCAGGATAAAGACGGCCGGCTGTATGATTCCCGCGCGGGCGCGGCGAGCTACTACCGCTATGGGCCACGACGCATATCCCGCCTGACCCGGCAGCGCTTCTCCTGGACGACCGGCGATGAGGTATATGTTGAGAAGCCCAAGATCCACGAGACGGTATTACGGCGCATAAAAAACAACGCCCATGTCTATGCGCCGATTGGAATTCCACATGACTATGACGTTATCTCGCCCGAGATAGCGCAAGACGGCAGCGTCCGGTTCAGAATCGATAGCTTGCCGGACAGCGCATCGGGGCCGACGATCAACACGCCGGAAACATCGGAGCAAGCTCAGGCCCGCGTCCTCGCCGAGCGCCAAGACGTCTGGCCGCTGGTCTACACCCGGGCGGCGCTATATTTTCTCACATTGGCGGCAACCATGGTGTTCGTCGTATTTCCCTTCACTGGGCGGAGCGATCCGCTTGGTGAAAGGGTCAACGCGCTCAAATGGGTTTCGGACATTATCCGGACGTTGAGTGGGTTCCTGCCGTCATGGATCTCGCAATGGCTCGCCTCCTATGCACAATATCCCGGGACGTTCCTGATCCTGGTGGGCATCATTGGAGCATTGATCGTCGGTGGTAAGCGCGTCGCTTCCGCGACCGACGACCGAATGACCGCGCTTTGGCGCAAAGCATTCGCCGGAAAGCTCTCTGCGCCGGTGACGGCTCCAAACTCCATGCCGGGCGGTCGTGAACGTATCCTGATGGGAGTCCGTTCAGGATGGCGCTACTATCTGGGCCCGGCGCTTTCCGCCGTTGTCATTGCATACCTGGCACTCACGGTCGGGGACCGACTTCTATTCACCGCTGTGGATCAAGCGGGACTGATTTGCAAGCCAACCGGCAAGCTGGACTACATCCCTGATGCCGGAGCGCTGGTCTCCTTTGTAACAGCCGACCCTTGCTTTGCCACGGGCTACAAGGTCGGCCGCCTCGAACGATACTACGTTTGGACCAACCCGGATCCGGCTGCGCTTGCCCGTCAGTACGAGAACTATTCGACCAGCAGGGACACATGCAAAGTGGCCGCGGGCGCGGGCGAAGCAATCTTGATGAATGGCGGCGTTGAGACGGACGCGCGCGGATATTCGACCTTCCGCAATCCGGAGGATGGCACCCAGTTGTCCTGGACCGAGACCGTCGTCCATGTTCTCGCATTACCGCTGCGGCGGTACTACTTTCAGCCTTGGTTCCAGCCGGTGGCGCGTTATGGTTCGCTTGGCAGCGAAGTGGACTTCCTCGAACCAGACCCCGACCGGCGCGTGAAGAAGATTTCTGAATACGTGACGCCCAAGGTGACCGATGAACTGTTCTTCTACGTAAATGACGCTGTCCTCTTCCTTCCTCGCACCTATCAGTGGCTCTACAAAGACAATAAGGGTTGCATCTCATTCTTCATCAAGCCGTCGAAGTAG
- a CDS encoding SMP-30/gluconolactonase/LRE family protein — protein sequence MAITFLKRLLCPCGSALLVTLVASAAYAGPKLFESQAVTQPGEYTFGIEGPAVDRDGNLFVVNFGKQGTIGKLAPGSASSKKYLDLPEGSVGNSIRFSRDGTMFVADYKKHNILQIKQGSLQSEVYFHADAMSQPNDMTIARDGTIYASDPNWKARSGRIWRIAKAADGSVQGQVMTAARSMGTTNGIDLSPDEKTLYVSESSSGQIWAYDVRGNELMSARTLKTFQADTVDGLRTDTAGRLLVARIQKGKIAVMQPDGALQREVDLQGSEPTNLAFGGADGKTVFVTQRQGGFIEAFRTDREGREHCLQRPGC from the coding sequence ATGGCTATTACATTCCTAAAAAGGCTCTTGTGCCCTTGCGGTAGCGCATTGCTGGTCACGCTCGTGGCAAGCGCCGCGTACGCAGGTCCAAAATTGTTTGAGAGCCAGGCGGTGACGCAACCTGGCGAATACACCTTCGGCATCGAAGGACCTGCCGTCGATCGCGATGGGAATCTGTTTGTCGTCAATTTCGGAAAGCAGGGCACGATCGGCAAGCTCGCCCCGGGAAGCGCCAGCTCGAAAAAATATCTGGACTTGCCAGAAGGCAGTGTCGGCAACTCGATCCGCTTTAGTCGCGATGGGACGATGTTCGTCGCCGATTACAAAAAGCACAACATTCTCCAGATCAAGCAAGGCAGCCTGCAATCGGAAGTCTATTTTCATGCCGATGCGATGAGTCAGCCAAATGATATGACTATCGCTCGAGACGGCACGATCTACGCCAGTGACCCGAATTGGAAGGCGCGTAGCGGCCGGATCTGGCGGATTGCAAAAGCCGCTGACGGGTCGGTGCAAGGCCAGGTGATGACCGCGGCACGATCGATGGGCACAACGAACGGCATCGATTTGAGCCCCGATGAGAAGACCCTCTATGTCAGCGAGTCGAGCAGCGGCCAGATCTGGGCTTATGACGTTCGCGGCAACGAACTGATGTCGGCCCGCACGCTCAAGACCTTCCAGGCGGATACCGTGGATGGCCTGCGTACCGACACTGCGGGACGATTGCTGGTCGCACGAATCCAGAAAGGCAAGATTGCGGTTATGCAACCCGATGGCGCGCTGCAGAGAGAGGTCGATCTGCAGGGTAGCGAACCCACCAATCTTGCATTCGGTGGTGCTGATGGAAAGACGGTATTCGTAACGCAGCGTCAAGGCGGCTTCATCGAAGCTTTTCGCACGGATCGCGAGGGACGCGAACACTGTTTACAAAGGCCCGGTTGCTAG